A genomic region of Caulobacter sp. NIBR2454 contains the following coding sequences:
- a CDS encoding glutathione S-transferase family protein yields the protein MTIELFAHPFSSYCQKALIALYENDVPFVFRMLEDEGVGEEFASLWPLKRFPILREGGRVVMETSVIIEYLQVRHPGPVKLIPADPDLALEARMLDRFFDNYVMTPQGQCVYESLRPAESKDPYGALEARKMLDASYAWLDQYMAGRTWAVGETFTLADCAAAPSLFYADWTHKIPEQYGHLLAYRARLLQRPSFARAVDEARGFRHYFPLGAPDRD from the coding sequence ATGACCATCGAGCTCTTCGCGCATCCGTTCTCGTCCTACTGCCAGAAGGCGCTGATCGCCCTTTATGAGAATGACGTCCCCTTCGTCTTCCGGATGCTGGAGGATGAAGGCGTCGGCGAGGAATTCGCGTCGCTGTGGCCGCTGAAGCGCTTCCCGATCCTTCGCGAGGGCGGGCGCGTGGTGATGGAGACGTCGGTCATCATCGAATATCTGCAGGTGCGTCATCCGGGGCCGGTGAAGCTGATCCCCGCTGATCCGGACCTGGCGCTTGAAGCGCGGATGCTGGACCGGTTCTTCGACAACTACGTCATGACGCCCCAGGGGCAGTGCGTTTACGAGTCCCTGCGGCCGGCCGAGAGCAAAGACCCTTACGGCGCCCTGGAGGCGCGCAAGATGCTGGACGCCAGCTATGCCTGGCTGGACCAGTACATGGCGGGGCGCACCTGGGCGGTTGGCGAGACCTTCACCCTGGCCGATTGCGCCGCGGCGCCGTCGCTGTTCTACGCGGACTGGACGCACAAGATTCCCGAGCAGTACGGTCATCTGCTGGCCTACCGCGCGCGCCTGTTGCAGCGGCCGTCCTTCGCCCGGGCGGTGGATGAGGCGCGGGGCTTTCGCCACTATTTCCCGCTGGGGGCGCCGGATCGGGACTAG
- a CDS encoding SRPBCC family protein has product MTITNATFTIERVLNASPSRVFAAYASLEAKRAWFKAPAEIETLNRDFDFRVGGKERFHARWPSGLVTDFQATYHDIVENERIILVYDMFSDAEKLSVSLMTLEFRAEGGKTRLLHTEQGSYLSGGLEAVQGREHGTTWHVDNLVAVIEGREPKAFS; this is encoded by the coding sequence ATGACGATCACCAACGCGACCTTCACCATCGAGCGGGTGCTGAACGCTTCGCCTTCGCGGGTCTTTGCGGCCTATGCCAGCCTTGAGGCCAAGAGGGCCTGGTTCAAGGCGCCGGCCGAGATCGAAACGCTCAACCGCGACTTCGATTTCCGCGTCGGGGGCAAGGAGCGGTTCCACGCCCGCTGGCCCAGCGGCCTGGTCACCGACTTCCAGGCGACCTATCACGACATCGTCGAGAACGAGCGGATCATCCTGGTCTACGACATGTTCAGCGACGCCGAGAAGCTGTCGGTCTCGCTGATGACGCTGGAGTTCCGGGCCGAGGGCGGCAAGACCCGGCTGCTGCACACCGAGCAGGGCTCGTATCTGAGCGGCGGCCTGGAGGCCGTGCAGGGCCGCGAGCATGGCACGACCTGGCATGTGGACAATCTGGTCGCCGTGATCGAGGGCCGTGAGCCGAAGGCCTTCTCATGA
- a CDS encoding ArsR/SmtB family transcription factor, giving the protein MLQYQSAPLDLAFQALSDPGRRAMVERLSFGPASVSELAKPLPMTLSAVVQHLKILEGAGLVKSQKVGRVRTCSLEVAAMVQVERWIAERKRFWEQQYDQLEAYLAKTAPEEGEQ; this is encoded by the coding sequence ATGCTACAGTATCAATCCGCACCCCTCGATCTCGCCTTCCAGGCCCTGTCCGATCCTGGGCGACGGGCCATGGTGGAGCGGCTGAGCTTTGGTCCCGCTTCGGTCAGCGAACTGGCCAAGCCCTTGCCGATGACCCTGTCGGCGGTGGTCCAGCACCTGAAGATCCTTGAGGGGGCGGGGCTGGTGAAGAGCCAGAAGGTGGGCCGGGTGCGCACCTGTTCGCTGGAGGTCGCGGCCATGGTCCAGGTCGAGCGCTGGATCGCCGAGCGCAAGCGGTTCTGGGAGCAGCAATACGATCAACTGGAGGCCTATCTGGCCAAGACCGCCCCTGAGGAGGGGGAGCAATGA
- a CDS encoding HPP family protein — translation MSPKDALRSGAGALFGIAAAGMTARLIAGGGDALQTPLLMAPLGASAVLVFALPASPLAQPRAVIGGNTLSAIVGVTCALFIPHQVLAAAMAVGVAILLMSLLGVLHPPGGAVALSATLAVGAAPGSLNYGYVLEPVALCSILLVMAGMIYVNLTGRTYPHRTPAPVNVHKTEDPPPSERAGYTPADLDKALAQYGELLDVSRQDLDLLFRQVELQAHRRLHSRILCGQIMSRDVVSVSADQSAQSALAVLLEHDLRTAPAIDAQGRVAGLVRRAELQAGGDGLVADLLDPAAHRVTADTPIQALLPLLSSGEAHEVMVVDYAQVLIGLVTQTDLLAVLYRTHVVEAVAAGT, via the coding sequence ATCTCGCCCAAGGACGCCCTGCGTTCCGGCGCCGGCGCGCTGTTCGGGATCGCGGCGGCCGGCATGACCGCGCGCCTGATCGCGGGCGGTGGCGACGCGCTGCAGACGCCCCTGCTGATGGCGCCGCTCGGCGCCTCCGCCGTCCTGGTCTTCGCCCTGCCGGCCAGCCCCCTGGCTCAGCCCCGCGCGGTGATCGGCGGCAACACCCTGTCGGCCATCGTCGGGGTGACCTGCGCCCTGTTCATTCCCCATCAGGTCCTGGCGGCGGCCATGGCGGTGGGGGTCGCCATCCTGCTGATGTCGCTGCTCGGCGTACTGCATCCGCCGGGCGGAGCGGTGGCCCTGAGCGCGACCCTGGCGGTCGGCGCGGCGCCCGGCTCGCTGAACTACGGCTATGTGCTGGAGCCGGTCGCCCTGTGCTCGATCCTGCTGGTGATGGCGGGGATGATCTATGTGAACCTGACCGGCCGGACCTATCCGCACCGCACCCCCGCCCCGGTCAATGTCCACAAGACCGAGGACCCGCCGCCGAGCGAGCGGGCGGGCTACACCCCCGCCGACCTCGACAAGGCATTGGCCCAGTACGGCGAGCTTCTGGACGTCAGCCGCCAGGACCTGGACCTGCTGTTCCGCCAGGTCGAACTTCAGGCCCATCGCCGGCTGCATTCGCGCATCCTGTGCGGCCAGATCATGTCCCGCGACGTGGTCAGCGTGTCGGCCGATCAGAGCGCCCAGAGCGCCCTCGCCGTCCTGCTGGAGCATGACCTGCGCACCGCCCCGGCCATCGACGCCCAGGGCCGCGTCGCCGGGCTGGTCCGGCGCGCCGAGTTGCAGGCCGGCGGCGACGGCCTTGTCGCCGACCTGCTTGATCCGGCCGCCCATCGCGTCACCGCCGACACGCCCATCCAGGCCCTGCTGCCCCTGCTGTCCAGCGGCGAGGCGCATGAGGTGATGGTGGTCGACTACGCCCAGGTCCTGATCGGCCTGGTCACCCAGACCGACCTGCTGGCGGTGCTCTATCGCACCCACGTGGTCGAAGCCGTCGCGGCGGGGACCTAG
- a CDS encoding LysR substrate-binding domain-containing protein, whose translation MLSRVSFNSLCALEAAVRHRSYSRAALELHVTHGAVSQQIRRLEVELEQTLFIRVGNDMQPTPAAEELAKVVAKAAQDLRSGVESARFQASLCPLVISIGPSFARRWLAPRMAELAAIDSALEVRTDDGLANLRSDGVDVAIRFGIGPWPGLESRQIFPDRLAPLCSPDFLARHAINRPEDLAEVPLLRHTGIPWRLWFDAHGLPTPPAANRGVSFDDTSFMLDAAAEGIGVALGRIGFAQADLASGRLVRPLAGEVDIPTAHHFVWRADSPKLARIEVLRDWVLANSQLDR comes from the coding sequence ATGCTGTCGCGCGTCTCGTTCAACAGCCTGTGCGCCCTCGAAGCCGCCGTCCGCCACCGCAGCTACAGCCGCGCGGCGCTGGAGCTGCACGTCACCCACGGCGCCGTCAGCCAGCAGATTCGCCGGCTGGAGGTGGAGCTGGAACAGACCCTGTTCATCCGCGTGGGCAACGACATGCAGCCCACCCCGGCCGCCGAGGAGCTGGCCAAGGTCGTGGCCAAGGCCGCGCAGGACCTGCGCTCGGGCGTCGAGTCGGCGCGGTTCCAGGCGTCGCTGTGCCCGCTGGTGATCTCGATTGGCCCCTCCTTCGCCCGCCGCTGGCTGGCGCCGCGCATGGCCGAACTGGCGGCCATCGATTCGGCGCTGGAAGTGCGCACCGACGACGGCTTGGCCAACCTGCGCTCCGACGGCGTGGATGTGGCCATCCGCTTCGGCATCGGCCCCTGGCCGGGCCTGGAAAGCCGCCAGATCTTCCCCGACCGGCTGGCGCCGCTGTGCAGCCCCGACTTCCTGGCGCGCCACGCCATCAACCGGCCCGAGGACCTGGCCGAGGTTCCCCTGCTGCGTCACACCGGCATTCCCTGGCGGTTGTGGTTCGACGCGCACGGCCTGCCGACGCCGCCCGCCGCCAACCGGGGCGTCAGCTTCGACGACACCTCGTTCATGCTGGACGCGGCGGCCGAGGGCATTGGGGTCGCCCTGGGCCGGATCGGCTTCGCCCAGGCCGATCTGGCCTCGGGCCGGCTGGTCCGCCCCCTGGCCGGCGAGGTCGATATTCCCACCGCCCACCACTTCGTCTGGCGGGCCGACAGCCCCAAGCTGGCGCGGATCGAGGTGCTGCGCGACTGGGTCTTGGCCAACAGCCAGTTGGATCGCTAG
- a CDS encoding 3-hydroxybutyryl-CoA dehydrogenase — protein MVDIKSVGVIGAGQMGSGIAHVVALAGYDVLLHDLSRDRIEAGVALIEKNLARQVGRGIIDDAAMKAALGRIKPAEDIAAVGATDIAIEAATENEELKKTIFRSLVPHLGPDTLLASNTSSISITRLASVTDRPERFIGLHFMNPVPLMKLVEIIRGIATDVPTYETAVNFAQSLGKTTSNAEDFPAFIVNRVLVPMINEAIYTLYEGVGTVDAIDTAMKLGANHPMGPLELGDFIGLDTVLSIMNVLYEGLADSKYRPCPLLVKYVEAGWLGRKVGRGFYDYRGDVPVPTR, from the coding sequence ATGGTAGATATCAAGTCGGTCGGCGTTATCGGCGCTGGCCAGATGGGTTCCGGCATCGCGCATGTGGTGGCTCTGGCGGGGTATGACGTGCTCCTCCACGACCTGTCCCGCGACAGGATCGAGGCGGGTGTCGCCCTGATCGAAAAGAACCTGGCGCGCCAAGTCGGCCGTGGAATCATCGACGACGCGGCCATGAAGGCGGCCCTGGGCCGCATCAAGCCGGCCGAGGACATCGCGGCCGTCGGGGCCACGGACATCGCCATCGAGGCGGCGACCGAGAACGAAGAGCTCAAGAAGACCATCTTCCGCAGCCTGGTGCCCCACCTGGGACCCGACACGCTGCTGGCGTCCAACACCTCGTCCATCTCGATCACCCGTCTGGCCTCGGTCACCGACCGGCCCGAGCGGTTCATCGGCCTGCACTTCATGAACCCGGTGCCGTTGATGAAGCTGGTCGAGATCATCCGCGGCATCGCCACGGACGTTCCGACCTACGAGACGGCCGTCAATTTCGCCCAATCCCTGGGCAAGACCACCTCGAACGCCGAAGACTTCCCGGCCTTCATCGTCAACCGCGTGCTGGTGCCGATGATCAACGAGGCGATCTACACCCTGTACGAGGGCGTGGGCACGGTCGACGCCATCGACACCGCCATGAAGCTGGGCGCCAACCATCCGATGGGCCCGCTCGAACTGGGCGACTTCATCGGCCTGGACACCGTCCTGTCGATCATGAACGTGCTGTACGAAGGCCTGGCCGACAGCAAGTACCGCCCCTGCCCGCTGCTGGTGAAGTACGTCGAGGCCGGCTGGCTGGGCCGCAAGGTCGGCCGCGGCTTCTACGACTACCGCGGCGACGTGCCGGTTCCCACGCGCTAG
- the feoB gene encoding ferrous iron transporter B, whose amino-acid sequence MTDVTLPSLRAALVGNPNSGKTALFNALTGARQKVANYAGVTVERKEGVLTTPAGRTLSVLDLPGTYSLRARSPDEIVTRDAVLGRLAGETPPDVVVCVADATNLRLILRLVLELKQVGRPFVLALNMFDIAQRQGLQIDIERLSQEIGAPIVTTVATRKRGLEDLLRQVDAVADTVKPGENVWHEPTSADLRQAHSEARRIVKACVKPAERPDTITGRIDSVLLHPAAGLAILLGLLFVMFQAVFTWATPAMDGIEAGFAALGAGIDAVLPDGLVQSLLIDGLIGGVGSVLVFLPQILILFFFIILLEDSGYMARAAFLMDKIMGGAGLHGRAFIPLLSSFACAIPGIMSTRVIDNKQDRLTTILVAPLMTCSARIPVYTLIIAAFIPNTTVWGFVSLQGLVMFGLYAAGIVSALLVSFVIRRIFWRGSVEPFMMELPTYKTPDIKNVLMNLWIRARIFISRAGRIILPLMILVWALSTFPYPPEGATGPAIDYSFAGMIGHFILPVMQPIGFNWQMSIALIPGMAAREVAVAVLGTVYSVSEADGATDALATTLSSQWSIATALAFLAWYVFAPQCAPTLGVVKRETNGWLWPSVMFIYMVSLAYLAAFVTFRVASAFGLG is encoded by the coding sequence TTGACCGACGTGACGCTTCCCTCCCTGCGCGCGGCGCTGGTGGGCAATCCCAATTCCGGCAAGACCGCCCTGTTCAACGCCCTCACCGGCGCGCGGCAGAAGGTGGCCAACTACGCCGGCGTGACCGTCGAGCGTAAGGAAGGCGTGCTGACCACGCCCGCCGGCCGCACGTTGTCGGTGCTCGACCTGCCCGGCACCTACTCCCTGCGGGCCCGCAGCCCGGACGAGATCGTCACCCGCGACGCGGTGCTTGGCCGGCTGGCCGGCGAGACGCCGCCGGACGTGGTGGTCTGCGTGGCCGACGCCACCAACCTGCGGCTGATCCTGCGCTTGGTGCTGGAGCTGAAGCAGGTCGGGCGGCCGTTCGTCCTGGCCCTCAACATGTTCGACATCGCCCAGCGCCAGGGCCTGCAGATCGACATCGAGCGCCTGTCGCAGGAGATCGGCGCGCCGATCGTCACCACGGTCGCCACCCGCAAGCGCGGGCTGGAAGACCTGCTGCGCCAGGTCGATGCGGTGGCCGACACCGTCAAGCCGGGCGAGAACGTCTGGCACGAGCCGACCTCCGCCGACCTGCGCCAGGCCCACAGCGAGGCCCGCCGGATCGTCAAGGCCTGCGTCAAGCCGGCCGAGCGGCCCGACACCATCACCGGCCGCATCGACAGCGTGCTGCTGCACCCGGCGGCGGGCCTGGCGATCCTGCTGGGCCTGCTGTTCGTCATGTTCCAGGCGGTGTTCACCTGGGCGACCCCGGCCATGGACGGGATCGAGGCGGGTTTCGCCGCGCTGGGGGCCGGCATCGACGCGGTGCTGCCCGACGGTCTGGTGCAAAGCCTGCTGATCGACGGCCTGATCGGCGGGGTGGGCAGCGTGCTGGTCTTCCTGCCGCAGATCCTGATCCTGTTCTTCTTCATCATCCTGCTCGAGGACAGCGGGTACATGGCCCGCGCGGCCTTCCTTATGGACAAGATCATGGGCGGGGCGGGCCTGCACGGCAGGGCGTTCATCCCCCTGCTGTCCAGCTTCGCCTGCGCCATCCCCGGCATCATGTCGACGCGGGTGATCGACAACAAACAGGACCGCCTGACCACTATCCTGGTCGCGCCGCTGATGACCTGTTCGGCGCGGATTCCGGTCTACACCCTGATCATCGCCGCCTTCATTCCCAACACCACCGTCTGGGGCTTCGTCAGCCTGCAGGGGCTGGTGATGTTCGGGCTCTATGCGGCCGGTATCGTCAGCGCGCTGCTCGTCTCCTTCGTCATCCGCCGCATCTTCTGGAGGGGGTCGGTGGAGCCCTTCATGATGGAGCTGCCGACCTACAAGACGCCCGACATCAAGAACGTGCTGATGAACCTGTGGATCAGGGCGCGTATCTTCATCAGCCGCGCGGGTCGCATCATCCTGCCGCTGATGATCCTGGTGTGGGCGCTGTCGACCTTCCCCTATCCGCCCGAGGGTGCGACCGGCCCGGCGATCGATTATAGCTTCGCGGGCATGATCGGGCATTTCATCCTGCCGGTCATGCAGCCCATCGGCTTCAACTGGCAGATGTCGATCGCCCTGATCCCGGGCATGGCCGCCCGCGAGGTGGCGGTGGCGGTGCTTGGGACCGTCTACTCGGTCAGCGAGGCGGACGGCGCGACCGACGCCCTGGCGACCACCCTGTCGAGCCAGTGGTCGATCGCCACGGCCCTGGCGTTCCTGGCCTGGTACGTGTTCGCGCCCCAGTGCGCGCCCACCCTGGGCGTGGTCAAGCGCGAGACCAACGGCTGGCTGTGGCCGTCGGTGATGTTCATCTACATGGTCTCGCTGGCCTATCTGGCGGCCTTCGTGACCTTCCGGGTGGCGAGCGCCTTTGGCCTAGGCTAG
- a CDS encoding FeoA family protein, producing MHDGAVTAEEMQAGDVRPLSAARPGDRGVIVHVGDHSRHGVLAAEELERRLLELGFVEGAAIELLHEGMIGGDPIAVRVDDMRVALRRLEASAIDVRFESGSKL from the coding sequence ATGCACGACGGCGCGGTTACGGCCGAAGAGATGCAAGCGGGCGATGTTCGTCCCCTGAGCGCGGCCCGTCCCGGCGACCGCGGCGTCATCGTCCACGTCGGCGATCACAGCCGGCATGGCGTCCTGGCCGCCGAGGAGCTGGAGCGCCGCCTGCTGGAGCTCGGCTTCGTCGAGGGCGCCGCCATTGAGCTGCTGCACGAAGGCATGATCGGCGGGGACCCCATCGCGGTGCGGGTCGACGACATGCGCGTGGCCCTGCGCCGGCTGGAGGCCAGCGCTATTGATGTTCGTTTCGAGTCCGGATCCAAGCTTTGA
- a CDS encoding UbiD family decarboxylase: MAYRSLREFMAMLEAKGELVRVSEPVSSVLEMTEIQTRLLATGGPAVLFENVIKADGTKSDMPALANLFGTVARVAMGVTLGGESRTTAGELREVGELLAFLRQPQPPKGLKDAFDMLPLAKTVMSMRPAVVKKAPVQEVVLTGDQIDLSKLPIQTCWPGEPAPLITWPLVVTKGPGKDREDDFNLGIYRMQVIGQNRCIMRWLAHRGGAQHYARHKKTGSREPLPACAVLGADPGTILAAVTPVPDTLSEYQFAGLLRGAKAELVAAKTVPLMVPAQAEIVLEGHVLLDEYADEGPYGDHTGYYNSVEKFPVFEVTAITMRKDPIYLTTFTGRPPDEPSVLGEALNEVFIPLIRQQFPEITDFWLPPEGCSYRIAVVSMKKAYPGHAKRVMLGVWSYLRQFMYTKWVIVVDDDINVRDWKDVMWAVSTKMDPARDITVIENTPIDYLDFASPQSGLGSKIGLDATDKWEPETHREWGEEIRMDQDVIEAVSEKWSRLGLPGDGAPIWKSKK, translated from the coding sequence ATGGCCTACCGATCCCTCCGCGAATTCATGGCCATGCTGGAGGCGAAGGGCGAACTGGTCCGGGTCTCCGAACCGGTGTCCTCGGTCCTGGAGATGACCGAGATCCAGACGCGTCTGCTCGCCACTGGCGGGCCGGCCGTGCTGTTCGAAAACGTCATCAAGGCGGACGGCACGAAGTCGGATATGCCGGCCCTGGCCAACCTGTTCGGCACGGTGGCGCGGGTCGCCATGGGCGTGACCCTGGGCGGTGAGAGCCGCACAACCGCCGGCGAGCTTCGAGAAGTGGGCGAACTCCTGGCCTTCCTGCGCCAGCCGCAGCCGCCCAAGGGCCTGAAGGACGCCTTCGACATGCTGCCCCTGGCCAAGACGGTCATGAGCATGCGCCCCGCCGTGGTGAAGAAGGCCCCGGTGCAGGAGGTGGTCCTCACCGGCGACCAGATCGACCTCTCCAAGCTGCCGATCCAGACCTGTTGGCCGGGCGAGCCCGCGCCGCTGATCACCTGGCCGCTAGTCGTCACCAAGGGCCCGGGCAAGGACCGCGAAGACGACTTCAACCTCGGCATCTATCGGATGCAAGTGATCGGCCAGAACCGCTGCATCATGCGCTGGCTGGCCCACCGCGGCGGCGCCCAGCACTATGCCCGCCATAAGAAGACCGGTTCCAGAGAGCCGCTGCCCGCCTGCGCCGTCCTGGGGGCCGATCCGGGCACCATCCTGGCGGCCGTGACGCCGGTGCCCGACACCCTGAGCGAGTATCAGTTCGCCGGCCTGCTGCGCGGCGCCAAGGCCGAGCTCGTCGCGGCCAAGACCGTGCCCCTGATGGTTCCCGCCCAGGCCGAGATCGTCCTGGAGGGCCACGTCCTGCTGGACGAGTACGCCGACGAGGGGCCGTACGGCGACCACACCGGCTACTACAACAGCGTCGAGAAATTCCCGGTCTTCGAGGTCACCGCGATCACCATGCGCAAGGACCCGATCTACCTGACGACCTTCACAGGCCGTCCGCCGGACGAGCCGAGCGTATTGGGCGAAGCGCTGAACGAGGTGTTCATTCCCCTCATCCGCCAACAGTTCCCCGAGATCACCGACTTCTGGCTGCCGCCCGAAGGGTGCAGCTACCGCATCGCCGTGGTGTCGATGAAGAAGGCCTATCCCGGTCACGCCAAGCGCGTGATGCTGGGTGTGTGGAGCTATCTGCGTCAGTTCATGTACACCAAGTGGGTGATCGTCGTGGACGACGACATCAACGTCCGCGACTGGAAGGACGTCATGTGGGCGGTCAGCACCAAGATGGACCCGGCGCGGGACATCACGGTGATCGAGAACACCCCCATCGACTACCTCGACTTCGCCTCTCCCCAGAGCGGCCTTGGCTCCAAGATCGGACTCGACGCCACCGACAAGTGGGAGCCCGAGACCCATCGCGAATGGGGCGAGGAAATCCGCATGGACCAGGACGTCATCGAGGCGGTCAGCGAGAAGTGGTCGCGCCTGGGTCTGCCCGGCGACGGCGCGCCCATCTGGAAATCCAAGAAGTAG
- a CDS encoding M14 family metallopeptidase has protein sequence MRIVSGAVLAALISTTALAAPWDSDILPPAPSWKGASEKLVAKPNDPWITPSEKTGLTDSPSYAETRAYLERLVAASNGLLKLEVFGKSPEGRDMLVVIASKDGATLDPNKPVLLAQAGIHPGEIDGKDAGLMLLRDIALRGKDKLLDGVNFVFVPIFSVDGHERAGRFNRPNQRGPVIQGWRHTAQNLNLNRDYGKLDSPEMQAMLGLINRFDPALYMDIHVTDGVDYQYDITYGWEGYLGRSFHRSPAITAWLDKSFLPATEKALKAAGHIPGELIFAKDDRKPKEGLTVDPSGLRFSTGFGDARHTPTVLVENHSLKPYRQRVLGTYVLLEESLRVVARDGAGAKAAMAADRTLRPAEVAVAFEPSDKPVGQRPFLGIQYETYESPASGGTEIRWLGKPDPKPWIETLYAAQPSLKITPPVAYYVPATKPQIIERLRVHGIQMQTLTAPQTVPVDMLRLPAAKVAPRGNEGHVQINAGKAVHETRNVTFPIGSVRVPTDQPLGELAVLLLEPESEESFFAWGFFPEILQRVEYIEGYAIAPLAERMLAADPNLKAEFDAKLAAEPEFAKSQDARLAWFYARTPYYDERHLLYPVGRQVQ, from the coding sequence ATGCGCATCGTGAGCGGGGCCGTGCTGGCCGCACTGATCTCCACCACCGCGCTCGCCGCGCCGTGGGACAGCGACATCCTTCCACCCGCCCCGAGTTGGAAGGGGGCGAGCGAGAAGCTGGTCGCAAAGCCGAACGATCCCTGGATCACCCCGTCGGAAAAGACCGGCCTGACCGACAGCCCCAGCTATGCCGAGACCCGCGCCTATCTGGAGCGTCTGGTCGCGGCCTCGAACGGGCTGCTGAAGCTGGAGGTGTTCGGCAAGTCGCCCGAGGGTCGCGACATGCTGGTGGTGATCGCGTCCAAGGACGGCGCGACGCTGGATCCGAACAAGCCGGTGCTCCTGGCCCAGGCAGGCATCCACCCCGGCGAGATCGACGGCAAGGACGCGGGGCTGATGCTGCTGCGGGACATCGCCCTGCGGGGCAAGGACAAGCTGCTGGACGGCGTGAACTTCGTCTTCGTGCCGATTTTCAGCGTCGACGGCCATGAGCGGGCCGGTCGCTTCAATCGCCCCAACCAGCGCGGGCCGGTGATCCAGGGCTGGCGTCATACGGCCCAGAACCTCAATCTAAACCGCGACTACGGCAAGCTCGACTCGCCGGAGATGCAGGCCATGCTCGGCCTGATCAACCGGTTCGATCCGGCGCTCTACATGGACATCCATGTGACCGACGGCGTCGACTACCAGTACGACATCACCTACGGCTGGGAAGGTTATCTGGGCCGCAGCTTCCACCGCTCACCGGCGATCACCGCCTGGCTAGACAAGAGCTTCCTGCCGGCCACCGAAAAGGCGCTGAAGGCGGCGGGCCATATTCCGGGCGAGCTGATTTTCGCCAAGGATGACCGCAAGCCCAAGGAGGGACTAACGGTCGATCCCAGTGGGCTGCGCTTCTCCACCGGCTTTGGCGATGCGCGACACACCCCGACGGTGCTGGTCGAGAACCACTCCCTCAAACCCTACCGCCAGCGCGTGCTTGGGACCTACGTCCTGCTTGAGGAGAGCTTGAGGGTCGTCGCCCGTGACGGCGCGGGGGCGAAGGCCGCCATGGCAGCCGACCGGACTTTGCGTCCCGCCGAGGTGGCGGTCGCCTTCGAGCCCTCCGACAAGCCGGTGGGTCAGCGCCCCTTCCTCGGCATCCAATACGAAACCTATGAGAGCCCCGCTTCCGGCGGGACCGAGATCCGCTGGCTGGGCAAGCCCGATCCCAAGCCGTGGATCGAGACTCTCTACGCCGCCCAGCCGAGCCTGAAGATCACCCCGCCGGTCGCCTATTACGTCCCGGCCACCAAGCCGCAGATCATCGAGCGCCTGAGAGTTCATGGCATTCAAATGCAGACGCTGACCGCACCGCAGACCGTCCCGGTCGACATGCTGCGCCTGCCCGCCGCCAAGGTCGCCCCGCGCGGCAATGAGGGCCACGTGCAGATCAACGCCGGTAAGGCGGTCCATGAGACCCGCAACGTCACCTTCCCGATCGGCTCCGTTCGCGTGCCGACCGACCAGCCCCTTGGCGAACTCGCCGTCCTGCTGCTGGAACCGGAGAGCGAGGAGAGCTTCTTCGCCTGGGGCTTCTTCCCCGAAATCCTGCAGCGGGTGGAATACATCGAAGGCTACGCCATCGCGCCGCTGGCCGAGCGGATGCTGGCGGCCGATCCGAATCTGAAGGCCGAGTTCGACGCCAAGCTGGCGGCCGAACCGGAGTTCGCCAAGAGCCAGGACGCGCGCCTGGCCTGGTTCTATGCCCGCACCCCCTACTACGATGAGCGCCACCTGCTTTATCCGGTCGGGCGGCAGGTGCAGTAA
- a CDS encoding MAPEG family protein: MNSLTSGPAAALWVGLHILLLLVLSVRVVRLRRRHKVALGDGGHPDLSQAIRAFGNATEYAPVGLIGLVLLAQLGALPFAIHLGGLLLFAGRLTHAVGLSSSGGASLPRAAGMLISWIAFVFIAAVLLIYAVV, encoded by the coding sequence GTGAACAGTCTGACTTCGGGACCCGCAGCGGCGCTGTGGGTCGGTCTGCATATTCTTTTGCTGCTGGTGCTGTCGGTGCGGGTCGTTCGCCTGCGACGTCGGCACAAGGTCGCCTTGGGCGACGGCGGCCATCCTGATCTCTCGCAGGCCATCCGCGCCTTCGGCAACGCCACCGAGTACGCGCCCGTTGGTCTGATCGGGCTGGTGCTGCTGGCTCAGCTGGGGGCCCTGCCCTTCGCCATCCACTTGGGCGGCCTGCTGCTGTTCGCCGGTCGCCTGACCCACGCCGTCGGCCTGTCCAGCAGCGGCGGAGCCTCTCTCCCGCGAGCGGCGGGAATGCTGATCAGCTGGATCGCCTTCGTGTTCATCGCCGCGGTGCTGCTGATCTACGCGGTGGTCTGA